In Heliomicrobium undosum, one genomic interval encodes:
- a CDS encoding nucleoside recognition domain-containing protein, with product MDISATLLQGAQNAFYQVGKMALILIPIIVFLEILRDLHIVQQGSRLFAPLMRIFRLPGEAAVPIVVGLVFGILYGAGVLIQAGKDGSLNAKEMTVIGLFLSLNHAIIEDPLLFTMIGADYLLLQALRLVASVVITALFAMWLLPPLSVPVREVAQSNS from the coding sequence ATGGACATCAGCGCCACATTGCTTCAGGGGGCGCAGAACGCTTTTTATCAGGTCGGAAAAATGGCCTTGATCCTCATCCCGATCATTGTTTTTCTGGAGATCCTCCGCGATTTGCATATCGTCCAGCAGGGCTCCCGTCTCTTCGCGCCCCTGATGCGGATCTTTCGCCTGCCCGGCGAGGCTGCCGTTCCCATCGTCGTCGGCTTGGTCTTCGGCATCCTCTACGGGGCGGGCGTCCTCATCCAGGCCGGGAAGGACGGGTCGCTCAATGCCAAGGAGATGACGGTTATCGGCTTGTTTCTCTCCTTAAACCATGCCATTATCGAGGATCCGCTGCTCTTCACCATGATCGGCGCCGATTATCTGCTCTTGCAGGCGCTGCGCCTGGTCGCGTCGGTGGTGATCACGGCGCTCTTCGCCATGTGGCTCTTGCCGCCTCTTTCCGTTCCGGTGCGCGAAGTGGCTCAATCAAACTCGTAA